One window from the genome of Drosophila albomicans strain 15112-1751.03 chromosome 2L, ASM965048v2, whole genome shotgun sequence encodes:
- the LOC117564680 gene encoding protein toll has product MFSYQILLVIMTTLVATDRAQIVPLSSYCHDVDDACTCEPQSNLVRVHCPYEYAMIMEISNDGVNIAMSYYSNNSVTWLPRFDIDQVSLFEFDAYNYWSETFFRDLLSSLGVQEVLSVQFRDRSMETEVNRQDKYDSFDEFLAANITNTWYFSPVPALEYFKFESTQQVLPVTIFQAFNNLTTLELRLAVRDLPTGLFSSISHSLQTLSIVNPHMFHFRPEMLWELQQLRNLSLMLSPTPANKSDQLRNHIFTSMLKLEELRLSRANNHVDAQMFRGSYRLRFIHINKNNQLTELPSELFVDQGNLTFLDLSCNSLSKLPVDLFESQGKLKFLDLSSNRLASISSELFGPLKSLKKLSINQNSLTALDPTTFAEVRSLNFIDMRGTQFYGVKLDMPFEALVCTNDDICQYKSDHWECDPHCICWVQHRSLELVMDCRGAALGSLPPLPHTRLVTTVLKLKNNSISELPESGEVIGYANVSQLNLSDNELSSLDAVRQLPANLTQLDVRRNLISVLDQTFIEYMLQENNTMNMFLAGNPLICDCNALPLLGFVRAQPQRVSDIGEIYCPGFPDRPFQQLEVWELCPSYVLLIGCILGGLVIVACLISVFYLIYQQELKIWLYNHNCCLWWVSEEELDKDKTYDAFISYSHKDEQIIGELLPKLENGLHAFRVCLHGRDWLVGDCIPEQIVRTVNDSKRVIIVLSQHFIDSVWARMEFRIAYQATLQDKRKRIIIILYKELQHFDGIDSELRAYLKLNTYLKWGDPLFWNKLHYAMPHNRRVLKGQKKHAGPLI; this is encoded by the exons ATGTTCTCTTATCAAATTCTGCTCGTCATTATGACCACACTTGTGGCCACAGACAGAGCTCAGATCGTTCCACTCTCGAGCTATTGCCATGATGTGGACGATGCTTGCACCTGTGAACCGCAATCGAATCTTGTGCGCGTCCATTGTCCATATGAGTACGCGATGATTATGGAAATATCAAACGATGGCGTCAATATCGCAATGAGTTACTATTCCAACAACAGTGTTACTTGGTTGCCGCGTTTCGATATCGATCAGGTGTCTCTATTCGAGTTTGATGCCTATAACTATTGGTCCGAGACATTCTTTCGTGATTTACTCAGCTCTCTGGGCGTGCAGGAAGTGCTCAGTGTGCAGTTTCGAGATCGCAGTATGGAAACCGAAGTTAATCGCCAGGATAAATATGATAGCTTCGATGAGTTCTTGGCTGCCAACATTACCAACACTTGGTACTTTAGTCCTGTGCCTGCCTTGGAGTATTTCAAATTCGAAAGCACGCAACAGGTGCTGCCAGTGACAATATTTCAAGCTTTTAACAATCTGACAACCCTCGAGCTCCGTTTGGCTGTGCGCGATTTACCGACGGGTCTTTTCTCCTCGATTTCGCATAGCCTGCAAACGTTGTCGATTGTAAATCCGCACATGTTTCACTTTCGACCCGAAATGCTTTGGGAGTTGCAGCAGTTGCGCAATCTCAGTTTGATGTTATCACCAACACCGGCGAATAAATCCGATCAGCTGAGGAATCATATATTCACCTCAATGCTGAAGCTGGAGGAGTTGCGACTTTCGCGTGCCAACAATCATGTGGATGCCCAGATGTTTAGGGGTAGCTACAGATTGCGATTCATACATATCAATAAGAACAATCAGCTGACGGAACTGCCCAGCGAACTCTTTGTGGATCAGGGTAATCTTACGTTCTTGGATCTTTCCTGTAACTCGTTGTCCAAGCTGCCTGTGGATCTATTCGAAAGCCAGGGCAAACTCAAGTTTCTAGATCTGTCCTCCAACAGACTGGCCAGCATATCAAG CGAATTGTTCGGGCCTCTGAAGTCGCTCAAGAAACTATCGATCAATCAAAACTCGCTGACGGCGCTGGATCCAACGACCTTTGCTGAAGTGAGGAGCCTCAACTTCATCGATATGCGGGGCACACAGTTTTATGGCGTCAAGCTGGACATGCCCTTTGAGGCACTGGTATGCACTAACGATGACATCTGTCAGTACAAGTCGGACCACTGGGAGTGCGATCCCCACTGCATCTGCTGGGTGCAGCACCGATCGTTGGAGCTGGTCATGGACTGTCGTGGTGCTGCTTTGGGTAGCTTGCCGCCTTTGCCGCACACCAGATTGGTGACCACGGTGCTCAAGTTGAAGAACAATAGCATCAGCGAACTGCCAGAATCTGGTGAAGTGATTGGATATGCAAATGTCAGTCAGTTGAATCTGTCAGACAATGAGCTGAGCAGCTTGGATGCAGTGCGTCAACTGCCCGCCAACCTCACTCAACTGGATGTGCGTCGGAATTTGATCAGCGTCTTGGATCAGACTTTTATAGAATATATGCTACAAGAGAATAATACTATGAACATGTTTTTGGCCGGCAATCCTTTGATCTGCGATTGCAATGCGTTGCCTCTGCTGGGATTTGTTCGAGCTCAGCCACAGCGTGTTTCAGACATTGGGGAAATCTACTGTCCCGGGTTTCCGGATAGACCCTTTCAACAACTGGAGGTTTGGGAATTGTGTCCCTCGTATGTGCTGCTCATCGGCTGTATTCTCGGTGGCCTCGTCATTGTGGCATGCCTAATCAGCGTGTTCTATTTGATTTATCAGCAGGAGCTGAAGATTTGGCTCTACAATCACAATTGCTGTCTGTGGTGGGTGTCCGAGGAGGAGCTGGACAAGGACAAGACCTACGATGCCTTCATTTCCTACTCACACAAGGATGAGCAGATCATTGGCGAGCTGTTGCCCAAACTGGAGAATGGTCTCCACGCCTTTCGTGTCTGTCTCCATGGACGCGATTGGCTTGTGGGCGATTGCATTCCCGAGCAGATTGTGCGTACCGTCAATGACTCGAAGCGGGTGATCATTGTGCTCTCGCAGCACTTTATCGACTCGGTCTGGGCTCGCATGGAGTTCCGCATTGCGTACCAGGCGACGCTGCAGGATAAGCGCAAGCGCATCATCATTATCCTGTACAAGGAGCTGCAGCACTTTGATGGCATTGACAGCGAGCTGCGTGCCTATCTCAAGCTCAACACCTATCTCAAGTGGGGTGATCCACTGTTCTGGAACAAGTTGCACTATGCCATGCCCCACAATCGGCGAGTGCTCAAAGGGCAGAAGAAGCATGCGGGTCCTCTCATCTGA
- the LOC117564681 gene encoding fibrinogen-like protein 1, translating to MRLKEEKNNELESKVHELELTIKHFEEIIKNKEIQLTTQIELAKVYKEKNIISEELIKEKNKQISDLKIQISRNHNKENLEVNNNSKKIIEEFVNPLPSNREFNLPIKQTEIINHEDSDNIFMKYMDVNCIGKTTDAYMVKLPGVEKFVLPCDSKIVGSGWTVIQRRQDGTENFNRNWTDYQRGFGNIRTEFFIGLEKLYLITNAQPHYLYIYLEDFNNDIRYATYQNFAIDNEHESYALKTLGEYSGNAENALLTHKNKKFSTPDHYVDNAFNCAENYNSGWWFNDDCYLCNLNAPYVRGNDENSNGIEWRTWHFRPLKFVQMMIKPKTIK from the exons ATGAGATTAAAGGAAGAAAAGAACAATGAACTTGAAAGTAAAGTACACGAACTTGAATTGACTATAAAACATTTCGAAGAAATcatcaaaaataaagaaatacaacTGACAACGCAGATTGAATTAGCTAAAgtatataaagaaaagaacaTAATTAGTGAAGAGTTAATAAAGGaaaagaataaacaaatatcagatttaaaaatacaaatatcacGAAAccataataaagaaaatttagaagttaataataattcgaaaaaaataatagaagaaTTCGTGAACCCATTACCGTCAAATAGAGAATTTAATTTACcaataaaacaaacagaaattataaatcacGAAGATTCTGACaacatatttatgaaatatatggACGTAAATTGTATAGGCAAAACAACGGATGCTTATATGGTTAAATTACCAGGAGTTGAGAAATTTGTATTACCTTGTGATTCCAAAATCGTCGGATCCGGCTGGACAGTTATTCAACGCCGTCAAGATGGAACTGAAAATTTTAATCGCAATTGGACAGACTATCAAAGGGGTTTTGGAAATATTAGAACTGAATTTTTCATTGGACTTGAGAAACTATATCTCATAACGAATGCCCAGCCacattatttgtatatttatctTGAGGACTTTAATAACGATATACGATATGCAACATATCAAAACTTTGCTATTGATAATGAACACGAATCCTATGCCCTTAAAACACTTGGAGAATATTCAGGAAATGCTGAGAATGCTTTGTTGACTCACAAGAACAAGAAATTCTCGACACCCGATCATTATGTTGACAATGCGTTCAATTGTGCTGAGAATTACAATTCTGGTTGGTGGTTCAATGATGACTGCTATCTATG TAATCTTAATGCACCATATGTTAGAGGGAATGATGAGAACTCAAATGGCATCGAATGGAGAACTTGGCATTTCAGGCCGCTCAAGTTCGTTCAAATGATGATTAAGCcgaaaactattaaataa
- the LOC117564683 gene encoding very-long-chain (3R)-3-hydroxyacyl-CoA dehydratase 3 has product MSPMSNASAMDPTELSPFVYWSQTKHTLLLKVDLKDAKGVIADFTPTTLSFSANGHGARGRNAYKFQLRFYEFIDDETATFTVTDHKIELLIRKVEPAWWVRLVATPQKPHWLRIDFDRWVSEDDGELNDPPRDVREDYVEEYSNLQKQEIGYVRENAKKVYLVIYNLAMFVGYLHILIIMGVLYLRDGTASIKHTYEYVGTSFKFVQLMQYMEVMHPIFGYSKGSPLVPFFQISGRNFVLFLMIEMEPRMHDKPVVCYVFIIWSLVELVRYPYYVSQLLKRESALLTWLRYTIWIPLYPMGIVCEGVILLRSIPYIEETKRFCVDMPNKWNSTFDMVLFLKVYLLLLALPGSYLVMSHMSKLRAKKLGRGRAKPKLN; this is encoded by the exons ATGTCTCCGATGTCCAATGCAAGTGCCATGGACCCAACTGAATTAAGTCCCTTCGTTTACTGGTCACAAACGAAGCACACATTACTTCTCAAAGTGGATCTAAAAGATGCCAAG GGCGTTATTGCAGACTTCACACCAACAACGCTCTCATTTAGTGCCAATGGCCATGGAGCCCGCGGCCGGAATGCGTACAAGTTCCAGCTACGCTTCTACGAGTTCATCGACGATGAGACGGCAACCTTCACAGTGACTGACCACAAAATTGAGCTTTTGATACGCAAAGTGGAGCCGGCTTGGTGGGTGCGTCTAGTGGCGACACCACAGAAACCGCACTGGTTGCGCATTGACTTTGATCGATGGGTCTCTGAGGATGATGGGGAATTGAATGATCCACCGCGAGATGTGCGCGAAGATTATGTGGAGGAGTATAGCAATCTGCAAAAGCAGGAAATTGGCTATGTGCGGG AGAATGCCAAAAAGGTTTACTTGGTCATCTACAATCTGGCCATGTTTGTTGGTTATCTGCACATTCTTATTATCATGGGAGTGCTGTATTTGCGCGATGGCACGGCCAGCATAAAGCACACCTATGAGTATGTGGGCACATCGTTTAAATTCGTGCAATTGATGCAATATATGGAGGTAATGCATCCTATCTTTGGCTACTCAAAGGGCAGCCCGTTGGTACCGTTCTTTCAAATCTCTGGACGCAATTTTGTGCTCTTTCTAATGATAGAAATGGAGCCACGCATGCATGACAAGCCCGTGGTGTGTTATGTGTTCATCATATGGTCACTGGTTGAGCTGGTGCG GTATCCATACTATGTTAGCCAACTGCTAAAGCGAGAGAGTGCTCTGCTGACATGGCTGCGCTACACCATTTGGATACCACTCTATCCCATGGGCATTGTATGTGAAGGTGTGATTCTGCTGCGCAGCATACCCTATATTGAGGAGACAAAACGCTTCTGCGTCGATATGCCCAACAAATGGAACTCAACCTTTGACATGGTGCTATTTCTGAAAGTCTATCTCCTGCTGCTCGCTCTTCCGGGCAGTTATTTGGTCATGTCGCACATGTCCAAGCTGCGTGCCAAGAAATTGGGTCGTGGTCGTGCCAAAcccaaattgaattaa